One genomic region from Scomber scombrus chromosome 19, fScoSco1.1, whole genome shotgun sequence encodes:
- the LOC134000788 gene encoding claudin-20, with the protein MASTGMQIFGFVLALLGIMGAMVATLLPNWKVSADVGSNIITAISQMQGLWMDCTWYSTGMFSCTLKYSVLSLPAYLQTARTTMVLCCVLAAMGLCLASLGLKCTRWGGGRRSKRHAAIASGGCFVAAGFLCLVPASWFTNEVITNFLDSSVPESNKFEPGGAVYVAFVSAGFLLMGGSIFCMSCSGKRHGPQDLVLLPPPDKLLLQQQQQQLLQQQELQHQYCSLSPLDNKTGYSLQDYV; encoded by the coding sequence ATGGCATCCACAGGCATGCAGATATTTGGATTTGTCCTGGCACTATTGGGCATCATGGGTGCCATGGTAGCCACTCTGCTGCCCAACTGGAAGGTCAGCGCAGATGTGGGCTCCAACATCATCACAGCGATCTCCCAGATGCAGGGACTGTGGATGGACTGTACATGGTACAGCACAGGGATGTTCAGTTGCACGCTTAAATATTCAGTGCTTTCACTACCTGCGTACTTGCAGACTGCCCGTACCACCATGGTCCTGTGCTGCGTACTGGCTGCCATGGGCCTCTGCCTTGCATCCCTGGGACTCAAATGCACACGTTGGGGAGGCGGACGGCGCTCCAAACGGCATGCTGCGATTGCCAGTGGTGGCTGCTTTGTCGCTGCAGGCTTTCTGTGTCTGGTGCCTGCTTCCTGGTTTACCAACGAGGTCATCACCAACTTCCTGGACTCCAGTGTGCCCGAGAGCAATAAGTTTGAGCCTGGGGGTGCTGTGTACGTGGCCTTTGTTTCGGCAGGATTCCTCTTAATGGGGGGGTCCATCTTCTGCATGTCCTGCTCGGGGAAGAGGCATGGCCCCCAGGACCTGGTCCTGCTCCCACCCCCTGACAAATTGctgctacagcagcagcagcaacagctgcTTCAGCAGCAGGAGCTCCAGCACCAGTactgctctctctccccattAGACAATAAGACTGGCTACAGCCTGCAGGACTATGTGTAA